One part of the Myxococcales bacterium genome encodes these proteins:
- a CDS encoding HAMP domain-containing protein: MSFRKKVLLLPLSAAIAFSVVLASSFYFGEQSSDALSKVEKGYYPAIDLNRDLEGLLATLQRSLQDAVAASDEDGLIEAQDIRRQFLERLATGRNNPAIDQATRKELEIAFDNYFALASGAAGQMIAQEDFDEGLTVTLRQVASEYNAIRETLESNSKSFSLALAKGFEVASSVQRTSTYFTGAILVISLVLLSATALILTRGVTRPIAEATRIANALTAGDLTVRISETSNDEIGRMLNGMDQLSMRLKHVFEDMHSSFDGLSSVAQQLASSSQSVSSGTSEQAAAVEETTSSLEEMNASINENAENSRKLEEMALQGVSDAEASGKAVEETVEAMKTIADRISIVEEIAYQTNLLALNAAIEAARAGEHGKGFAVVATEVRKLAERSQAAAREIGDVASRSVDASQRSGDLLAQLVPAIQLTAELVQEVAAASREQSSGVALINQAMTQVDSVAQRNAAAAEELSSTAAQLSAQAIQMKQSIAFFHTGSGSNLTQGDARGPTHNEQVSTPQVVGADTAQMEPPTAASQEIEWEEFSEVRSGMPDSSYKKV; this comes from the coding sequence ATGAGTTTCCGAAAGAAAGTGTTGTTGCTGCCACTTTCTGCAGCGATCGCATTCAGCGTCGTGCTCGCTTCCTCGTTTTATTTCGGCGAGCAAAGTAGCGATGCGCTCAGCAAGGTCGAGAAGGGTTACTACCCGGCGATCGACCTGAACCGCGATCTCGAGGGTCTACTCGCCACACTTCAACGGAGTCTTCAGGACGCCGTTGCAGCAAGCGATGAGGACGGCCTGATTGAAGCACAGGATATTCGGCGTCAATTCCTGGAGCGTCTGGCCACAGGAAGGAACAACCCGGCGATCGATCAGGCAACCCGAAAAGAACTCGAAATTGCATTCGACAACTACTTTGCCCTCGCTTCCGGCGCCGCCGGCCAGATGATCGCGCAAGAAGACTTTGACGAAGGATTGACGGTAACGCTGAGACAGGTCGCAAGCGAATACAACGCGATCCGAGAGACCCTCGAATCAAATTCGAAATCCTTCAGTCTCGCCCTTGCAAAGGGCTTCGAGGTAGCAAGTTCCGTTCAGCGGACGTCCACCTACTTCACCGGAGCAATTTTGGTCATTTCTCTCGTCTTGCTGAGCGCGACGGCGCTGATTTTGACTCGGGGTGTAACGCGCCCGATAGCGGAGGCCACTCGGATTGCGAATGCGTTGACGGCGGGTGATCTCACGGTTCGAATTTCGGAGACCTCGAACGACGAAATTGGTCGCATGCTCAACGGGATGGATCAACTCTCGATGCGCCTGAAACACGTCTTTGAGGACATGCATTCATCTTTCGATGGTCTCTCTTCAGTCGCGCAACAGCTGGCGAGTTCCTCGCAGAGCGTTTCGAGCGGCACCAGTGAGCAGGCGGCTGCCGTCGAAGAGACCACCTCGAGCCTCGAAGAAATGAACGCCTCGATCAACGAGAACGCGGAAAACAGTCGAAAGCTCGAAGAGATGGCGCTCCAGGGCGTGAGCGACGCCGAGGCAAGCGGAAAAGCAGTAGAAGAAACGGTCGAAGCCATGAAGACGATCGCGGACCGCATCTCGATCGTCGAGGAAATCGCCTATCAGACAAATCTCCTGGCACTCAACGCCGCGATCGAGGCTGCGCGCGCCGGCGAACATGGCAAGGGGTTCGCGGTCGTGGCGACCGAAGTCCGAAAATTGGCCGAACGGAGCCAGGCGGCCGCGCGCGAGATCGGCGACGTCGCTTCGAGGAGTGTCGATGCTTCCCAGCGATCGGGAGATCTGCTCGCCCAACTCGTTCCCGCGATTCAGTTGACCGCCGAACTCGTGCAAGAAGTGGCCGCAGCTTCGAGGGAACAGTCCTCAGGTGTCGCGCTGATCAATCAGGCGATGACCCAGGTCGATTCGGTCGCCCAACGCAATGCGGCCGCCGCAGAGGAGCTTTCGAGCACTGCCGCCCAACTCTCGGCTCAGGCCATTCAGATGAAGCAGTCGATCGCCTTCTTCCATACGGGATCGGGCAGCAATCTTACGCAGGGGGACGCGAGGGGCCCGACTCACAACGAGCAAGTCTCAACCCCACAAGTAGTCGGAGCGGACACGGCGCAGATGGAACCGCCCACCGCCGCGAGCCAGGAGATTGAGTGGGAGGAGTTTTCCGAGGTCCGGAGCGGTATGCCGGATAGCAGTTACAAAAAGGTCTAG
- a CDS encoding purine-binding chemotaxis protein CheW translates to MEAIEHVAEHRSQYLTFEVCQEIYAIAILDLREIITFESATRIPMAPEAIRGLINLRGSAVPVIDLAIKFGKTQTPVSKRTCVIVLDSSSLNERGLIGILADQVCEVIELSKAEIEDAPDFGASVTSDYLKGLARVFDKFVPILDVDRLLSLEESAITHDSPSEIELEPKSDSEPAESPEDTAEKESKPRRSSKKKSKS, encoded by the coding sequence ATGGAGGCCATAGAACACGTCGCAGAGCATCGCAGTCAATACTTGACGTTCGAAGTATGTCAAGAGATTTACGCGATCGCAATTCTCGACCTGCGCGAAATCATCACTTTCGAATCGGCGACAAGAATACCGATGGCGCCCGAGGCCATTCGCGGGCTGATCAACCTTCGGGGTAGCGCGGTTCCAGTGATCGACCTCGCTATCAAGTTTGGCAAGACCCAGACACCGGTATCCAAACGAACTTGCGTGATAGTCCTCGATTCGAGCAGTCTGAACGAGCGTGGCTTGATCGGAATTCTGGCTGATCAAGTCTGTGAAGTCATCGAGTTGTCAAAGGCAGAAATCGAGGACGCACCGGATTTTGGAGCGTCCGTCACGTCGGACTACCTCAAAGGCCTCGCCCGTGTTTTTGATAAGTTCGTGCCGATCCTGGATGTCGACCGACTTCTCTCGCTTGAGGAGTCGGCAATCACACACGACTCACCTTCCGAGATTGAACTTGAACCCAAGTCGGATTCCGAACCAGCAGAATCGCCCGAAGACACCGCCGAGAAAGAGTCGAAGCCTCGGCGTTCTTCCAAGAAAAAATCGAAATCCTGA
- a CDS encoding protein-glutamate O-methyltransferase CheR produces the protein MNPTAKSATLEIQPLGVREFDLLRAYIRSVSGIELSSKKMALVESRLNRRLLSLGLRSFREYYIRLLQDDDSECQNMLDRITTNETSFFREPAQFELLEEVVIPRWKEQARGKRRRKHIRVWSAGCSTGEEPYSVGMCLLHALPRTEGWNIEIIASDISLEVLEQASHGVYSVDQTQAIPTIYRDKFMLRGRGPQSGKVKVGTDLHASVRFGRFNLSASHYRFRQPFDLILCRNVLIYFGRDEKMGAVHRMLDLLVPDGLFMLGHAESLQGQTERVRSVRPTVYSLTDAPLFSTDAGQPEDTL, from the coding sequence GTGAACCCGACCGCCAAATCAGCAACGCTGGAAATACAGCCACTGGGTGTTCGCGAGTTCGACCTGCTGCGGGCGTACATTCGCTCGGTGAGCGGGATCGAGCTCTCATCCAAGAAAATGGCTCTGGTAGAATCGCGATTGAACCGTCGCCTGCTGTCTCTAGGCCTCCGTTCCTTTCGCGAATACTATATCCGGCTGCTCCAAGATGATGATTCCGAATGCCAGAACATGCTCGATCGCATCACGACAAACGAGACCTCGTTCTTCCGAGAACCCGCTCAATTCGAACTGCTCGAAGAGGTCGTGATTCCGCGTTGGAAAGAGCAAGCGCGGGGGAAGCGGCGGCGAAAACACATTCGGGTCTGGAGTGCGGGATGTTCGACGGGCGAAGAGCCGTATTCCGTCGGGATGTGCCTGCTTCACGCGCTTCCCCGGACAGAAGGTTGGAACATCGAAATCATCGCGAGCGATATCTCGCTCGAGGTGCTGGAACAAGCCAGTCACGGGGTCTACTCCGTAGATCAGACACAAGCCATCCCCACGATCTATCGAGATAAGTTCATGTTGAGGGGACGCGGCCCACAGAGCGGCAAGGTAAAAGTCGGGACTGATCTGCACGCGAGCGTGCGATTTGGTCGCTTCAACTTGAGCGCGTCGCACTATCGTTTCCGGCAACCCTTCGACCTGATCCTGTGTCGCAATGTACTGATCTACTTCGGGCGCGACGAGAAAATGGGGGCGGTGCACCGGATGCTGGATCTGCTCGTTCCGGATGGACTTTTCATGCTCGGCCACGCCGAGAGCCTGCAGGGACAGACCGAGCGCGTTCGCTCCGTACGCCCGACCGTTTATTCGTTGACTGATGCGCCGCTGTTCTCTACCGATGCTGGGCAGCCGGAGGACACTCTTTGA